The proteins below are encoded in one region of Candidatus Eremiobacterota bacterium:
- the rpsI gene encoding 30S ribosomal protein S9 yields the protein MQSTQPQDYFNGTGRRKRGIARVRLTLGQGVITVNQKPVDEYFPRPSLQQIVRQPLDVTQSLSRFDVDVKCEGGGVSGQAGAVRHGIARALVEMDESLREPLRRNGLLTRDPREKESKKYGRKKARKRFQFSKR from the coding sequence ATGCAATCGACCCAACCCCAGGACTACTTCAACGGAACGGGCCGCCGCAAGCGCGGGATCGCGCGCGTGCGCCTGACCCTCGGTCAGGGCGTCATCACCGTGAACCAGAAGCCGGTCGACGAGTACTTTCCGCGGCCGTCGCTGCAGCAGATCGTGCGCCAGCCGCTCGACGTGACGCAGTCGCTCTCGCGTTTCGACGTCGACGTGAAGTGCGAAGGCGGCGGGGTCTCCGGCCAAGCCGGCGCGGTGCGCCACGGGATCGCGCGCGCGCTGGTCGAGATGGACGAGTCGCTGCGCGAACCGCTGCGCCGCAACGGGCTGCTGACCCGCGACCCGCGCGAGAAAGAGTCGAAGAAGTACGGGCGCAAAAAGGCCCGCAAGCGCTTCCAGTTCTCGAAGCGCTGA
- a CDS encoding glycosyltransferase family 2 protein produces the protein MTLLVRDLADIVAANIDYHLSRGIDHIIVTDNGSIDETRGIVASYVDGGHVTLVDQSDDDYDQAAWVTSMARSAWAMGADWVLHDDADELWWPEQGDLKSVLASVPPEYGSLVVPRTNMLPLHELQGHAFVDMVYREIASVNGLGRSLPPKVVHRAVPDAEVSPGNHSVSSPSLGPPLATDEIVIFHYPYRSYEQLERKIATGGPAVARNTRVPESVYDVWRELYKLYRAGRLRAWYDALPHADDAQLPQRLTTGTVVRDERVAWYVRRHVRTLLRQ, from the coding sequence ATGACGCTTCTCGTCCGCGACTTGGCGGACATCGTCGCCGCGAACATTGACTACCACCTGTCGCGAGGCATCGACCACATCATCGTGACGGACAACGGCTCCATCGACGAGACGCGCGGGATCGTCGCATCGTACGTCGACGGGGGGCACGTCACGCTGGTCGACCAATCGGACGATGACTACGACCAGGCCGCCTGGGTCACGTCGATGGCGCGCAGCGCATGGGCGATGGGTGCCGACTGGGTGCTCCACGACGACGCCGATGAGTTGTGGTGGCCCGAACAGGGCGATCTGAAATCCGTGCTCGCGAGCGTTCCGCCGGAATACGGCTCCCTCGTGGTGCCGCGAACGAACATGCTGCCGCTCCACGAGCTGCAGGGCCACGCGTTCGTGGACATGGTGTACCGAGAAATCGCCAGCGTGAACGGTTTGGGCCGCTCTCTGCCTCCCAAGGTCGTCCACCGCGCGGTCCCAGACGCGGAGGTGTCCCCCGGCAACCATTCCGTCTCGTCACCGTCCCTCGGTCCACCGCTTGCGACCGACGAGATCGTCATCTTTCACTACCCCTATCGCTCGTACGAGCAGCTCGAGCGAAAGATTGCGACGGGCGGACCTGCAGTCGCGCGCAATACGCGCGTCCCCGAGTCCGTGTACGACGTGTGGCGGGAGCTTTACAAGCTCTACCGCGCGGGACGGCTGCGCGCGTGGTACGACGCGCTGCCGCACGCAGACGACGCCCAACTCCCGCAACGCCTCACAACCGGGACGGTCGTGCGCGACGAGCGGGTCGCATGGTACGTCCGCCGTCATGTTCGGACGCTGCTTCGACAATGA
- a CDS encoding polysaccharide pyruvyl transferase family protein, which yields MMSRIDASLVPLLEPGRPVALVNYPNHSNPGDNAIWLGTLATLRRLDVPVGYTSTWRAFDEVAMRRAIGDGTILLNGGGNFGDLHQGQQQLREHVLARCTDRPVVQLPQSIWFRSDDNRDVMRRLCGAHPAFSLLVREDQSAELARRWFDVPVILCPDMAFGLGAMDRTAPPSRSLIAIMRADSESVPRVLPPELRASDWIAGDPAAGMTQYERRVLRVNRALVELAGGDERRAQRRGRTLSATFEILARAWVRRGVEVVSEAAAIITDRLHAHLFAILLGIPHVVLDNSYGKVRSTYETWTAESGLAAWADDAAHALTAVAALSEAART from the coding sequence ATGATGAGCCGCATCGATGCCTCGCTCGTGCCGCTCCTTGAACCCGGCCGTCCGGTCGCGCTCGTGAACTATCCGAATCACTCCAACCCGGGTGACAATGCAATCTGGCTCGGCACGCTCGCAACGTTGCGGCGTCTTGACGTGCCGGTCGGCTACACGAGCACATGGCGGGCCTTCGACGAGGTTGCGATGCGGCGCGCGATCGGAGACGGGACGATCTTGCTGAACGGTGGCGGAAACTTCGGAGATCTCCACCAAGGTCAGCAGCAGTTGCGCGAGCACGTGCTCGCGCGCTGCACCGACCGGCCCGTGGTGCAGCTTCCGCAGAGCATCTGGTTCCGTTCCGACGACAACCGTGATGTGATGCGCCGGCTTTGCGGAGCACATCCGGCATTTTCGCTCCTGGTTCGCGAGGATCAGAGTGCGGAGCTGGCGCGCCGCTGGTTCGACGTACCAGTGATCCTTTGTCCCGACATGGCCTTCGGACTCGGCGCGATGGACCGGACCGCGCCGCCGTCCCGTTCGCTCATTGCAATCATGCGGGCGGATTCCGAATCGGTTCCCCGGGTGCTGCCGCCGGAGCTCCGGGCATCCGATTGGATCGCGGGCGACCCTGCGGCGGGGATGACGCAGTACGAGCGGCGCGTGCTGCGCGTAAACCGGGCCCTGGTCGAGCTCGCCGGCGGCGACGAACGCCGTGCGCAGCGACGCGGGCGCACGCTGTCCGCGACGTTCGAGATCCTCGCTCGCGCGTGGGTTCGCCGCGGCGTCGAGGTGGTGTCGGAGGCCGCCGCCATCATCACCGACCGCCTCCACGCGCATCTCTTCGCCATCCTGCTGGGCATCCCGCACGTCGTTCTCGACAACAGCTACGGAAAGGTTCGCTCTACCTACGAAACATGGACCGCCGAGAGCGGCCTTGCCGCCTGGGCCGACGACGCGGCTCATGCGCTGACCGCGGTCGCGGCGTTGTCTGAGGCCGCACGCACCTGA
- a CDS encoding GAF domain-containing protein, with amino-acid sequence MSAQNEGADPLARLRGRATATGDTALIAAVAEAERAHERLALERAALQSRLAASATNAERELAKLRTLGRVAETVNSSLELDVVLRSVLDTAVEVMAAERGFLMIADAAGKLQLTTTYGIDRATVEGADMRPSQTTVRRVFETGEPIVTTDAQQDPRFNVNLSVRALRLRSIICVPLAIKARTIGVVYLDSRVAPGLFSPHDPDLLTAFANQAALAIENARLFEELRARVVEITRLEQLQARVLGSITNGVITLDARGTISTFNDAAAQTFGIDRAIMTGKPARALEALIPGITTLLNDDLLPSNPAEMEANHPTRGTLALEVRVAPIELPETEGAQGWAIAVTDLTERRKLERLHAADVEQRRAIRDAFARYLAPHVVEQLMRAPGGLTLGGERATATVLFADIDGFTELAERLDAERVVEILNRFFSAAVQIVFEHDGLLDKFYGDGLMVVFGPPRVREDDAARALAVAEALHRAATTIEADGKPLQLAIGIATGDVVAGHIGSPRRMDYTVIGDAANLASRLQGAAPPGRTYVDDRTYQRLPSKPAGEKLIAKIRGKAEPVAIFAVA; translated from the coding sequence ATGAGCGCCCAGAACGAGGGAGCCGACCCGCTCGCACGGTTGCGCGGGCGCGCTACGGCGACCGGCGACACGGCGCTGATCGCGGCGGTGGCCGAGGCCGAGCGAGCCCACGAACGGCTCGCCCTGGAGCGAGCCGCGCTTCAAAGCCGCCTCGCGGCGTCCGCGACCAACGCGGAGCGCGAGCTCGCCAAGCTGCGCACGCTGGGCCGCGTCGCCGAGACCGTCAACTCCTCGCTGGAGCTCGACGTCGTCCTGCGCAGCGTCCTCGACACCGCGGTCGAGGTGATGGCCGCCGAGCGCGGCTTCCTGATGATCGCCGACGCCGCCGGGAAGCTGCAGCTCACCACCACCTACGGGATCGACCGCGCGACCGTCGAGGGTGCCGACATGCGCCCCTCGCAAACGACGGTGCGGCGCGTCTTCGAGACGGGCGAGCCGATCGTCACCACCGACGCGCAGCAAGATCCGCGCTTCAACGTCAACCTCTCGGTGCGCGCGCTGCGGCTGCGCTCGATCATCTGCGTTCCGCTCGCGATCAAGGCGCGCACGATCGGGGTCGTCTACCTCGACTCGCGCGTCGCGCCCGGGCTGTTCTCACCGCACGATCCCGACCTGCTGACCGCGTTCGCGAACCAGGCTGCGCTCGCGATCGAGAACGCGCGCTTGTTCGAAGAGCTGCGCGCGCGGGTGGTCGAGATCACCCGGCTCGAGCAGCTGCAGGCGCGCGTGCTGGGCTCGATCACCAACGGCGTCATCACGCTCGACGCGCGCGGCACGATCAGCACGTTCAACGACGCGGCCGCGCAAACGTTCGGGATCGACCGCGCGATCATGACCGGCAAACCGGCGCGCGCGCTCGAAGCGCTGATCCCCGGGATCACGACGCTGCTGAACGACGACTTGCTGCCTTCGAACCCGGCGGAGATGGAAGCGAACCATCCGACCCGCGGAACGCTCGCGCTCGAAGTCCGCGTCGCGCCGATCGAGCTCCCCGAAACGGAAGGCGCGCAAGGCTGGGCGATCGCGGTGACCGACCTGACCGAACGCCGCAAGCTCGAGCGGCTGCATGCGGCCGACGTCGAGCAGCGGCGCGCGATTCGCGACGCGTTCGCGCGCTATCTCGCCCCGCACGTCGTCGAGCAGCTGATGCGCGCGCCCGGCGGGCTGACGCTGGGCGGGGAGCGCGCGACCGCGACGGTGCTGTTCGCCGACATCGACGGCTTCACCGAGCTCGCCGAGCGGCTCGACGCCGAGCGCGTGGTCGAGATCTTGAACCGCTTCTTCAGCGCCGCCGTGCAGATCGTCTTCGAGCACGACGGGCTGCTCGACAAGTTCTACGGCGACGGTTTGATGGTCGTGTTCGGGCCGCCGCGAGTGCGCGAGGACGACGCCGCGCGCGCGCTCGCCGTCGCCGAGGCGCTGCACCGTGCGGCTACGACGATCGAAGCGGACGGCAAGCCGCTGCAGCTCGCGATCGGGATCGCGACCGGCGACGTGGTCGCCGGCCACATCGGCTCCCCGCGGCGGATGGACTACACCGTGATCGGCGACGCCGCGAACCTCGCCAGCCGGCTGCAAGGCGCGGCGCCGCCCGGCAGAACGTACGTCGACGACCGCACCTATCAGCGCCTGCCGAGCAAACCCGCCGGCGAGAAGCTGATCGCGAAGATTCGCGGCAAAGCCGAACCGGTCGCGATCTTCGCCGTCGCATAG